A single Inediibacterium massiliense DNA region contains:
- a CDS encoding methyl-accepting chemotaxis protein: MKIYGKITHLGLTKKVLLVISMVILLVFSVTGTYFHNYTKDKLTQSVVREIELKSNGIAQNIEEFLKNEQTITEQMSTNQQIKQYLEEITTYDEITVHPLYKDVAKTLEEIRTKDPSILFVWVGNEKANFYIDQDGAVSGRDYDLKSRPWYDMVMKADQAVFTDPYIDNDIKKLVLSVMKPIKKDNQVIGVVAMDISLDAIPPIMKQNVIGQKGSNFLVTRQGDYLYHEDSKKIMKDNILKEEFVKGKGEQFIQGDQHVEEIIYKGRPCYFSYTPIPINKWAVGLLVDQEEALGELKEVSLRVFILYLLGALLLIGVAYFIIKKSIHPIYILTKHAKEIAKGDLTIAIPRNLLSKKDEVGDLANAFDNMTQSFKEVIRNIVESSEQVAASSEELTATSQQASSASDEVAKTIEEIAKGATDQAQDTQRGLETSEELGNLIENNQCFAKDMNKTSDEVIELIHGGLKIITELIDKTEQTDDATKDIFHVITKTSESSNKIGEATNVITSIAEQTNLLALNAAIEAARAGEHGRGFAVVAEEIRKLAEQSNLFTTKIDEIVTELVKNAKLAEETMKNVSMIIKDQEESVKETEKKYKEINNAIQNVEEVIVKLNDSGTKMEEKKVEILQTVQNLSAIAQENAASTEEATASVEEQSASMEEIANASEELAKLAEELQKTIAQFKI, encoded by the coding sequence ATGAAAATTTACGGAAAAATTACTCATTTAGGATTAACAAAAAAGGTCTTGCTAGTTATAAGTATGGTGATTCTTCTTGTATTTAGTGTAACAGGTACTTATTTTCACAATTATACAAAGGATAAGTTAACTCAAAGTGTTGTTAGAGAAATAGAACTAAAATCTAATGGAATTGCTCAAAATATAGAAGAATTTTTAAAAAATGAACAAACTATAACAGAGCAGATGAGTACAAATCAACAAATCAAACAATATTTAGAAGAAATAACAACCTATGATGAAATTACAGTACATCCATTATATAAAGATGTCGCAAAAACTTTAGAAGAAATCAGAACCAAAGATCCATCTATTTTATTTGTATGGGTAGGAAATGAAAAAGCAAATTTTTATATTGATCAAGATGGAGCTGTATCTGGTAGAGATTATGATCTAAAAAGCAGACCTTGGTATGATATGGTTATGAAGGCGGATCAAGCAGTGTTTACAGATCCATATATTGATAATGACATAAAAAAATTAGTACTTTCTGTAATGAAACCCATTAAAAAAGATAATCAAGTAATAGGAGTAGTAGCAATGGATATTTCTTTAGATGCTATTCCTCCAATTATGAAACAAAATGTGATTGGTCAAAAAGGTTCCAACTTTTTAGTTACGAGACAAGGAGATTATCTTTATCATGAAGATTCTAAAAAAATCATGAAAGACAATATTTTAAAAGAAGAATTTGTAAAAGGAAAGGGAGAACAGTTTATTCAAGGGGATCAACATGTAGAGGAAATTATATATAAAGGAAGACCATGTTATTTCTCTTATACGCCTATTCCAATAAACAAATGGGCAGTAGGACTTTTGGTAGATCAAGAAGAAGCTTTAGGAGAATTAAAAGAAGTTTCTTTAAGGGTTTTTATCTTATATTTATTGGGTGCACTGCTTTTAATAGGAGTAGCATATTTTATCATAAAAAAAAGCATTCATCCTATTTATATTTTGACAAAGCATGCTAAAGAAATTGCAAAAGGAGATTTAACCATAGCCATACCAAGAAATTTATTATCCAAAAAAGATGAAGTTGGAGATTTAGCAAATGCTTTTGACAATATGACTCAAAGTTTTAAAGAAGTGATTCGAAATATTGTGGAATCTTCTGAACAAGTAGCAGCTTCTTCAGAAGAATTGACAGCTACTTCACAACAAGCTTCATCTGCATCAGATGAAGTGGCCAAGACCATAGAAGAAATTGCAAAAGGAGCTACAGATCAAGCACAGGATACCCAAAGAGGACTTGAAACATCTGAAGAATTAGGAAATCTTATAGAAAACAATCAATGTTTTGCAAAAGATATGAATAAAACTTCAGATGAAGTGATAGAATTGATTCATGGAGGATTAAAAATTATCACAGAATTAATTGATAAGACAGAGCAGACAGATGATGCAACAAAAGATATTTTTCATGTGATTACAAAAACAAGCGAGAGTTCTAATAAAATTGGAGAAGCTACTAATGTCATTACGTCTATTGCAGAACAAACCAATCTTTTAGCGCTCAATGCGGCTATAGAAGCTGCTAGAGCAGGAGAACATGGAAGAGGTTTTGCTGTAGTAGCAGAAGAAATAAGAAAATTAGCAGAGCAATCCAATTTATTTACTACAAAGATAGATGAAATTGTAACAGAACTAGTAAAAAATGCCAAGCTTGCAGAGGAAACTATGAAAAATGTATCTATGATCATAAAAGATCAAGAAGAAAGTGTAAAAGAAACAGAAAAGAAATATAAAGAAATAAATAATGCCATTCAAAATGTAGAAGAGGTCATTGTAAAATTAAATGACTCAGGAACAAAAATGGAAGAGAAAAAAGTAGAGATTTTACAAACCGTTCAAAATTTATCAGCTATTGCACAAGAAAATGCAGCAAGTACAGAGGAGGCTACAGCTTCTGTAGAGGAACAAAGTGCATCTATGGAAGAAATTGCGAATGCAAGTGAAGAATTAGCAAAATTAGCTGAAGAATTGCAAAAAACCATTGCTCAATTTAAAATATAA
- a CDS encoding M20/M25/M40 family metallo-hydrolase gives MNNRLAKKIESLNMELTKVLSVVGTKAELEISKKVYDEFMKMEYYQKNPQLLKYVDFKDDKLGRKSVVATLKGKKGNSKKTVVLIGHIDTVGISDYGNLKEYATKPYELAKKLKNVTLSEDARKDLESGEWIFGRGIFDMKCGVAIFMVLIEYLSQRLDEFEGNLVFAAVGDEEANSGGMLSVVPELVKMKEKEGFEYVAVIDTDYSAERYEDDDSKYIYIGTVGKLMPSFYIVGKETHVGEPFKGIDPNQLAAAITQKINLNVEYSDIAEGEVSLPPITLRQQDMKEEYSAQIAKTANLYFNYATHMSGPDEVMEKMKGAAKDAFEEVIHYLQKQYDTFCEKSKFPQRELPWKARVMSYQELYKKVKEQMGDGLDEHIKELEERLLQDKTVDDRDFSLKVVSEVHSMWSDKDPIVIVYFAPPYYPHIYVEGVEEKDKLLLESVDQAVNSMDVNYNIVCKKFYPYISDLSYASAPNDDRVIAALKNNMPAFGVKYDLPLEDMQKLNLPVVNIGPFGKDAHKFTERLEKKYSYEIAPKLVYETIMNLLK, from the coding sequence ATGAATAACAGGTTAGCTAAAAAAATTGAATCCTTAAATATGGAGTTGACAAAAGTATTGAGTGTAGTAGGTACAAAAGCAGAATTAGAGATTAGTAAAAAAGTTTATGATGAATTTATGAAAATGGAGTATTATCAAAAGAATCCTCAACTTTTAAAATATGTAGATTTTAAAGATGATAAACTAGGCAGAAAAAGTGTAGTAGCAACATTAAAAGGAAAGAAAGGAAACAGCAAAAAAACAGTTGTTTTAATAGGACATATAGATACGGTGGGTATATCAGATTATGGAAATCTCAAGGAATATGCTACGAAGCCCTATGAATTAGCAAAAAAGCTAAAGAATGTAACTTTATCAGAAGATGCAAGAAAAGATTTAGAATCAGGAGAATGGATATTTGGTCGAGGAATTTTTGATATGAAATGTGGAGTAGCCATCTTTATGGTTTTAATAGAATATTTGTCACAAAGGTTAGATGAATTTGAAGGAAATTTAGTATTTGCAGCTGTAGGAGATGAAGAAGCTAATTCCGGAGGTATGTTATCAGTAGTACCAGAATTGGTGAAAATGAAAGAAAAAGAAGGGTTTGAATATGTAGCAGTTATTGACACAGATTACAGTGCAGAAAGATATGAAGATGATGATAGCAAATATATATACATAGGAACAGTAGGAAAATTAATGCCCTCATTTTATATAGTCGGAAAAGAAACTCATGTAGGAGAGCCATTTAAGGGAATAGATCCAAATCAATTGGCAGCAGCAATTACACAAAAAATCAATTTAAATGTAGAATACTCAGATATAGCAGAAGGGGAAGTATCTCTTCCACCTATTACTTTAAGACAACAAGATATGAAAGAAGAATATTCTGCACAAATTGCAAAAACAGCAAATCTATATTTTAACTATGCTACTCATATGAGTGGTCCTGATGAAGTAATGGAAAAAATGAAAGGGGCAGCAAAAGATGCTTTTGAAGAAGTCATCCATTATTTACAAAAACAATATGATACCTTCTGTGAAAAAAGTAAATTTCCACAAAGAGAGTTACCATGGAAGGCTAGAGTCATGTCTTATCAAGAATTGTATAAAAAAGTAAAAGAACAAATGGGTGATGGATTAGATGAACATATAAAAGAGTTAGAAGAAAGATTATTACAAGATAAGACAGTAGATGATAGAGATTTTAGTTTGAAAGTAGTATCAGAAGTACATAGTATGTGGTCAGATAAAGACCCTATTGTGATTGTATATTTTGCTCCACCTTATTACCCTCATATATATGTGGAGGGAGTAGAAGAAAAAGATAAATTATTATTAGAATCAGTAGATCAAGCAGTAAATAGTATGGATGTAAATTATAACATAGTATGTAAAAAATTTTATCCATATATATCAGATTTAAGTTATGCTTCTGCACCAAATGACGATAGGGTAATAGCAGCACTTAAAAATAATATGCCAGCATTTGGAGTAAAGTATGATCTTCCTTTAGAAGATATGCAAAAATTAAATTTACCAGTAGTCAATATTGGACCTTTTGGAAAAGATGCTCATAAATTTACAGAAAGATTAGAAAAAAAATATTCATATGAAATAGCTCCAAAGCTAGTATATGAAACAATTATGAATCTTTTAAAATAG
- a CDS encoding methyl-accepting chemotaxis protein gives MNNSHTFETNEDILAALKLVLPYLNKIVHEDMVVGLTDLEKYVGYHRANEFELDLSEGKPIKGIKTIEECIRYEKETFADVPEEVYGRAIKTIFTPIYGINHEVIGTLSSGIDFANNKNLVESINNLAKVVKQATESINQVSVSAESLAETGQNAIMCVQELNKKQKDTTEILEFIKGIATQTNLLGLNAAIEAARAGENGRGFGVVAEEIRKLADQSQDAVKNIQNILTEMNSTVSQISNTIESTGAISEEQAASTEEISSSMEQINSAVKGLEVFVERYK, from the coding sequence ATGAATAATTCTCACACTTTTGAAACAAATGAAGATATATTAGCAGCACTTAAATTAGTATTACCCTATTTGAATAAAATTGTTCATGAAGATATGGTAGTAGGTCTTACAGATTTAGAAAAGTATGTAGGATACCATAGAGCAAATGAATTTGAGCTAGATTTATCAGAGGGAAAACCTATAAAAGGAATCAAGACCATAGAAGAATGTATTCGTTATGAAAAAGAAACATTTGCAGATGTGCCAGAAGAGGTATATGGAAGAGCCATAAAAACCATCTTTACGCCTATATATGGTATAAATCATGAAGTGATCGGAACCTTAAGCTCTGGAATAGATTTTGCAAATAATAAGAATCTTGTAGAGAGTATTAATAACCTAGCAAAAGTTGTAAAACAGGCAACAGAAAGTATTAATCAAGTTTCAGTATCTGCAGAAAGCTTAGCTGAAACGGGACAAAATGCTATTATGTGTGTCCAAGAATTAAATAAAAAGCAAAAAGATACAACAGAAATTTTAGAATTTATAAAAGGAATTGCAACTCAAACAAACTTATTAGGTTTAAATGCTGCTATAGAAGCAGCTAGAGCTGGAGAAAATGGAAGAGGATTTGGAGTAGTAGCAGAGGAAATAAGAAAATTAGCAGATCAGTCTCAGGATGCTGTTAAAAACATTCAAAATATACTTACGGAAATGAATAGTACTGTAAGTCAAATTAGCAATACCATAGAAAGTACAGGAGCTATTAGTGAAGAGCAGGCAGCTTCAACAGAAGAAATATCATCTAGTATGGAACAAATTAATAGTGCTGTGAAGGGATTAGAAGTATTTGTAGAAAGATATAAGTAA
- a CDS encoding EFR1 family ferrodoxin (N-terminal region resembles flavodoxins. C-terminal ferrodoxin region binds two 4Fe-4S clusters.) translates to MNKKIHTMYFSPTDTTKKITLGIGNKILESIGYEESMNNIDFTLPTVRQAKVAFTKEDVVIVGVPVYAGRVPNILLKYLNSIQGNGALAIAVVVYGNRNYDDALIELKDILQNNGFHVIAGAAFIGEHSFSKILAKGRPDEKDMDLVSKFADEIYTKITTQSLAESVKVKGNTPYRKYYMPKNKNGIPVDIRKVKPKTNDHCKNCKICVNVCPMGSIDFEDVSKLNGICIKCGACIKKCPAHAKYYDDEDYLRHKYELEEEYSFRKEPELFI, encoded by the coding sequence ATGAATAAAAAAATTCATACAATGTATTTTAGTCCTACAGATACAACGAAAAAAATAACATTAGGAATAGGAAATAAAATTTTAGAAAGTATAGGATATGAAGAAAGTATGAACAATATTGATTTTACATTGCCTACAGTAAGACAAGCTAAAGTAGCTTTTACAAAAGAGGATGTTGTTATTGTAGGAGTGCCAGTATATGCTGGAAGAGTTCCTAATATATTGTTAAAATATCTAAATTCTATCCAAGGAAATGGGGCATTGGCAATTGCTGTAGTTGTTTATGGAAATAGAAATTATGATGATGCGTTGATAGAGTTAAAAGATATTCTTCAGAATAATGGTTTTCATGTAATTGCAGGAGCAGCATTTATAGGAGAACATTCTTTTTCTAAGATACTTGCAAAAGGTAGACCGGATGAAAAAGATATGGATTTAGTCAGTAAGTTTGCTGATGAAATATATACAAAAATTACAACTCAATCTTTAGCTGAAAGTGTAAAGGTAAAAGGAAATACACCCTATAGGAAATATTATATGCCTAAAAATAAAAATGGTATTCCTGTAGATATTAGAAAGGTAAAGCCAAAAACAAATGATCATTGCAAGAATTGTAAAATTTGTGTAAATGTCTGTCCTATGGGTTCTATTGATTTTGAAGATGTTTCTAAATTAAACGGTATTTGTATTAAATGTGGAGCATGTATTAAAAAATGTCCTGCTCATGCAAAATATTATGATGATGAAGATTATTTAAGACACAAATATGAATTAGAAGAAGAGTATTCTTTTAGAAAAGAGCCAGAATTATTTATATAA
- a CDS encoding MBL fold metallo-hydrolase RNA specificity domain-containing protein yields the protein MQIQFLGASKVVTGSNYLITTDKYKLLLDCGMFQGSKQLEKLNFENFQFNPAEIDFVILSHAHIDHSGRIPKLVNDGFKGKIFSTKATRDLCNIMLVDSGHIQESDANWENNKRKRAGLPFVKPLYTAEDALISLNYFSPVLYDQKIEINEDIALRFRDGGHILGSSIIELWITEKGKTAKIVFSGDLGIKNKPILKNPEYIEEADYLIIESTYGNKIHEKQETSIKRLIEIINETTLDGGTVIIPSFAVNRTQELVYELNKYYAHTKELEAFMRVPVYVDSPMAVSATQVYRENTDCFDEETKRQILNGEDPFNFENLYYVKSQEESMRLNTQPYPKVILSASGMCTAGRILHHLKHNLWKKKNSIVFVGYQAEGTLGRQLKEGAKKVKLLGEEVVVEAQVYSIEGFSGHADQNDLIDWIKGFKKLPKKVFIVHGEEESSQAFSDLIQEKFHIDTIIPNMGYVFEIKDNMLRSYSQEILEPIKKKENIIKELQEIYTVFDNLVYKTDLLIDEKMLKKDYDKLKNKLLELNQKLMDINMFLSK from the coding sequence ATGCAAATACAATTTTTAGGAGCATCAAAAGTAGTCACAGGTTCTAATTATTTAATTACTACAGATAAATATAAGCTACTGCTTGATTGTGGTATGTTTCAAGGAAGCAAACAACTAGAAAAACTAAACTTTGAAAATTTTCAATTCAATCCTGCTGAAATAGATTTTGTAATCCTTAGTCACGCTCATATTGATCATAGTGGAAGAATTCCTAAATTAGTGAATGATGGATTTAAAGGTAAAATCTTTAGCACAAAAGCTACAAGAGATCTATGCAATATTATGTTAGTAGACAGTGGTCACATACAAGAATCTGATGCCAATTGGGAAAACAACAAAAGAAAAAGAGCAGGTCTCCCGTTTGTAAAACCTTTATATACAGCTGAAGATGCACTGATTAGTCTAAATTATTTTTCTCCTGTTTTATATGATCAAAAAATTGAAATTAATGAAGATATTGCTCTTCGTTTTAGAGATGGTGGCCATATATTAGGTTCTTCCATTATAGAACTTTGGATTACTGAAAAAGGAAAGACTGCAAAAATTGTTTTTTCTGGAGATTTAGGTATTAAAAATAAACCAATTCTTAAAAATCCTGAATATATAGAAGAAGCAGATTATCTTATTATTGAATCCACTTATGGAAATAAAATTCATGAAAAACAAGAAACAAGCATAAAAAGACTGATTGAAATTATCAATGAAACAACTTTAGATGGCGGAACTGTAATCATTCCTAGTTTTGCAGTCAATAGAACTCAAGAGCTTGTCTATGAGTTAAATAAATATTATGCTCATACTAAAGAACTTGAAGCTTTTATGAGAGTTCCCGTCTATGTAGATAGTCCTATGGCTGTATCTGCTACACAAGTTTATAGAGAAAATACAGATTGTTTTGATGAAGAAACCAAAAGACAAATATTAAATGGCGAAGATCCTTTTAATTTTGAAAATCTCTATTATGTCAAAAGCCAAGAAGAATCCATGCGATTAAATACTCAGCCTTACCCTAAAGTTATTCTTTCTGCTAGTGGCATGTGTACAGCGGGACGAATCCTTCATCATTTAAAACACAATTTGTGGAAAAAGAAAAATAGTATTGTATTTGTAGGTTACCAAGCAGAAGGAACTCTTGGCAGACAGTTAAAAGAAGGGGCAAAAAAAGTAAAATTATTGGGCGAGGAAGTTGTAGTAGAAGCACAAGTTTATAGTATTGAAGGTTTTTCAGGTCATGCAGATCAAAATGATTTAATAGATTGGATCAAAGGCTTTAAAAAACTTCCCAAAAAAGTTTTTATTGTTCATGGGGAAGAAGAATCGTCTCAAGCTTTTTCAGATCTTATACAAGAAAAATTTCATATAGATACGATTATTCCAAATATGGGATATGTGTTTGAGATCAAAGATAATATGCTTAGAAGCTATTCTCAGGAAATACTAGAACCTATTAAGAAAAAAGAAAATATTATTAAAGAATTACAAGAAATATATACTGTATTTGACAATTTAGTATATAAAACAGATCTTTTAATTGATGAGAAAATGCTAAAGAAAGATTATGATAAATTAAAAAACAAACTTTTAGAATTAAATCAAAAGCTTATGGATATTAATATGTTTTTAAGCAAATAA
- a CDS encoding CvfB family protein, with translation MIQLGKIQVLKVIRSTSIGVYLNEQENEDHDDILLPQKQVPKDIKVGDEIEVFVYRDSEDRMIATTKKPKITLGELAKLKVIETTQIGAFLDWGLEKDLFLPFKEQTNKVQVGRSYLVSLYIDKSDRLCATMDVYKLLEEQSPYKENDKVSGTIYKVKREIGAFVAIDLKYHGLIPQNEFYGHYMCGDEVEARVIKVKEDGKLDLSLRKKAYKQMDEDVHIILEELDRSMGVLYLNDQSSPTKIKEELNMSKNAFKRAIGRLLKEGKIKFTDRGIEKI, from the coding sequence ATGATTCAATTAGGAAAAATACAAGTATTAAAAGTAATTCGAAGTACGTCTATAGGGGTCTATTTAAATGAACAAGAGAATGAAGATCATGATGATATTTTATTGCCACAAAAGCAAGTACCAAAGGATATCAAAGTAGGAGATGAAATAGAAGTATTTGTTTATAGAGATTCTGAGGATAGAATGATTGCTACCACTAAAAAACCTAAAATAACCCTTGGAGAGTTAGCCAAATTAAAAGTGATAGAGACTACCCAAATAGGTGCCTTTTTAGATTGGGGATTAGAGAAGGATTTATTTTTGCCTTTTAAGGAACAAACCAATAAGGTACAAGTAGGAAGAAGTTATTTAGTTTCTTTATATATAGATAAAAGTGATAGATTATGTGCTACGATGGATGTTTATAAATTATTAGAAGAACAATCACCTTATAAAGAAAATGATAAAGTAAGTGGTACTATATATAAAGTGAAAAGAGAAATAGGTGCTTTTGTAGCAATTGATTTGAAATATCATGGGCTCATTCCACAAAATGAATTTTATGGACATTATATGTGTGGAGATGAAGTAGAAGCTAGAGTTATTAAAGTAAAAGAAGATGGAAAATTAGATTTGAGTTTAAGAAAAAAAGCTTATAAGCAAATGGATGAAGATGTACATATTATTTTAGAGGAATTAGACAGATCTATGGGGGTGCTTTATCTTAATGATCAAAGTTCTCCAACAAAAATAAAAGAAGAACTAAATATGAGTAAAAATGCATTTAAAAGAGCTATTGGGAGATTATTAAAGGAAGGCAAAATTAAATTTACAGATCGAGGAATAGAAAAAATATAA
- a CDS encoding DMT family transporter → MNNQMNMKGTLCAIFSAISFGTMPIFATYAYKGGTNAITVVFLRFLFSGILLSCYFLKQKINIKVKKDTLMSLIFTGIVGSSLTSLTLFLSYHYISVGLSTILHFIYPAAVIFLSFLLFKEKLYRSKIISLILSIIGVYVLIGFNSIKLNMFGVMLALVSGVFYSIYILEIGHNVKIKDMDSIILTFYISIFSAGSIFLFGMFTDNLIIPKDIYSCIPIVAIALASTLGLLNFSIGIKLVGPSNTSILSTFEPITSIILSSILFGDQITWSTMIGSLMIILSIYGIIKGSKNSEKDRHLSK, encoded by the coding sequence ATGAATAATCAAATGAATATGAAGGGCACCTTATGTGCTATTTTTTCAGCAATTTCTTTTGGAACTATGCCTATTTTTGCAACATATGCTTATAAAGGAGGTACAAATGCTATAACAGTTGTATTTTTAAGATTTCTTTTTTCAGGTATTTTATTAAGTTGTTATTTTTTAAAACAAAAAATAAATATAAAAGTTAAAAAGGATACTCTTATGAGTTTGATTTTTACGGGTATTGTAGGGTCTTCTTTAACTTCTTTAACCTTATTTTTATCTTATCATTACATTTCAGTAGGACTTTCTACTATATTACATTTTATATATCCTGCTGCAGTGATTTTTTTATCCTTTTTATTATTTAAAGAAAAGCTTTATAGGAGCAAAATCATTTCTTTGATTCTTTCTATTATAGGAGTTTATGTATTGATAGGTTTTAACTCTATAAAGCTAAATATGTTTGGAGTTATGCTGGCATTGGTTTCTGGAGTCTTTTATTCTATTTATATATTAGAAATTGGACATAATGTAAAAATAAAAGATATGGATAGTATTATTTTAACCTTTTATATTTCTATTTTTTCTGCAGGAAGTATATTTTTATTTGGAATGTTTACAGATAATTTGATAATTCCAAAGGATATATATTCTTGTATTCCTATTGTTGCTATTGCTTTGGCATCTACTTTAGGATTGTTAAATTTTTCTATAGGGATTAAGCTTGTAGGACCTTCTAATACATCTATATTAAGTACATTTGAGCCTATTACAAGTATAATTCTCAGTTCGATTTTATTTGGAGATCAAATTACTTGGAGTACAATGATTGGGAGTCTCATGATTATTTTATCTATATATGGAATTATAAAAGGATCAAAAAATAGTGAAAAAGATAGGCATCTATCAAAATAG